One Streptomyces sp. NBC_00554 DNA segment encodes these proteins:
- a CDS encoding methylmalonyl-CoA mutase, with amino-acid sequence MDADAIEEGRRRWQARYDAARKRDADFTTLSGDPVEPVYGPRPGDTYEGFERIGWPGEYPFTRGLYPTGYRGRTWTIRQFAGFGNAEQTNERYKMILANGGGGLSVAFDMPTLMGRDSDDRRSLGEVGHCGVAIDSAADMEVLFQDIPLGDVTTSMTISGPAVPVFCMYLVAAERQGVDPAVLNGTLQTDIFKEYIAQKEWLFQPEPHLRLIGDLMEHCAERIPAYKPLSVSGYHIREAGSTAAQELAYTLADGFGYVELGLSRGLDVDVFAPGLSFFFDAHLDFFEEIAKFRAARRIWARWMRDVYGATSDKAQWLRFHTQTAGVSLTAQQPYNNVVRTAVEALAAVLGGTNSLHTNALDETLALPSQQAAEIALRTQQVLMEETGVANVADPLGGSWFVEQLTDRIEADAEKIFEQIRERGLRAHPDGQHPIGPMTSGILRGIEDGWFTGEIAESAFQYQRSLEKGDKRVVGVNVHHGSVTGDLEILRVSHEVEREQVRALDGRKAARDGAAVRSALDAMLAAARDGSNMIGPMLDAVRAEATLGEICDVLRDEWGTYTEPPGF; translated from the coding sequence ATGGACGCTGACGCCATCGAAGAGGGCCGCCGACGCTGGCAGGCCCGGTACGACGCCGCGCGCAAGCGCGACGCGGATTTCACCACGCTCTCCGGCGATCCCGTGGAGCCGGTGTACGGGCCGCGGCCCGGAGACACGTACGAGGGCTTCGAGCGGATCGGCTGGCCGGGGGAGTACCCCTTCACCCGCGGCCTCTACCCGACCGGCTACCGAGGGCGCACGTGGACCATCCGGCAGTTCGCCGGGTTCGGGAACGCCGAGCAGACCAACGAGCGCTACAAGATGATCCTCGCCAACGGCGGCGGGGGCCTGTCCGTGGCCTTCGACATGCCGACGCTCATGGGGCGGGACTCCGACGACCGGCGTTCGCTCGGCGAGGTCGGGCACTGCGGGGTCGCGATCGACTCGGCGGCCGACATGGAGGTCCTCTTCCAGGACATCCCGCTCGGCGACGTCACGACATCGATGACGATCAGCGGGCCCGCCGTGCCCGTCTTCTGCATGTACCTGGTGGCAGCCGAGCGGCAGGGCGTGGACCCCGCCGTCCTCAACGGCACGCTCCAGACCGACATCTTCAAGGAGTACATCGCGCAGAAGGAGTGGCTCTTCCAGCCCGAGCCGCACCTGCGCCTCATCGGCGACCTGATGGAGCACTGCGCCGAGCGGATCCCCGCCTACAAGCCGCTCTCCGTCTCCGGCTACCACATCCGCGAGGCCGGCTCCACGGCCGCGCAGGAGCTGGCGTACACCCTCGCCGACGGGTTCGGGTACGTCGAGCTGGGCCTGTCCCGCGGCCTCGACGTGGACGTCTTCGCACCGGGCCTGAGCTTCTTCTTCGACGCGCACCTCGACTTCTTCGAGGAGATCGCCAAGTTCCGGGCGGCACGGCGGATCTGGGCGCGCTGGATGCGGGACGTGTACGGGGCCACGTCCGACAAGGCGCAGTGGCTGCGCTTCCACACGCAGACGGCGGGCGTCTCGCTCACCGCTCAGCAGCCGTACAACAACGTGGTGCGTACGGCGGTGGAGGCACTGGCGGCGGTCCTCGGCGGCACGAACTCGCTGCACACCAACGCCCTGGACGAGACGCTCGCGCTGCCCTCGCAGCAGGCCGCGGAGATCGCCCTGCGTACGCAGCAGGTGCTGATGGAGGAGACGGGCGTGGCCAATGTGGCCGACCCGCTGGGCGGTTCCTGGTTCGTCGAACAGCTGACGGACCGGATCGAGGCGGACGCCGAGAAGATCTTCGAGCAGATCAGGGAGCGGGGGCTGCGCGCGCACCCGGACGGACAGCACCCGATCGGTCCGATGACCTCCGGGATCCTGCGGGGCATCGAGGACGGATGGTTCACCGGGGAGATCGCCGAGTCCGCGTTCCAGTACCAGCGGTCCTTGGAGAAGGGTGACAAGCGGGTCGTGGGCGTGAACGTCCACCACGGCTCCGTCACCGGCGACCTGGAGATCCTCCGGGTCAGCCATGAGGTGGAGCGGGAGCAGGTACGGGCGCTCGACGGCCGCAAGGCCGCGCGGGACGGCGCGGCGGTACGGTCCGCGCTGGACGCCATGCTGGCCGCCGCCCGCGACGGCTCCAACATGATCGGTCCGATGCTGGACGCGGTCCGGGCGGAGGCCACGCTCGGGGAGATCTGCGACGTCCTCCGGGACGAGTGGGGGACGTACACGGAGCCGCCGGGCTTCTGA
- a CDS encoding MarR family winged helix-turn-helix transcriptional regulator has translation MSKPLSLAFDPIARADEHWKQRWGSVPSMAAITSIMRAHQILLAEVDAVVKPYGLTFARYEALVLLTFSKAGELPMSKIGERLMVHPTSVTNTVDRLVRSGLVDKRPNPNDGRGTLASITEKGREVCDAATQDLMSMDFGLGAYDAEECGEIFAMLRPLRVAARDFDEE, from the coding sequence GTGTCGAAGCCGCTCAGCCTTGCCTTTGATCCCATCGCCCGTGCCGACGAGCACTGGAAGCAGCGGTGGGGCTCTGTGCCGTCCATGGCGGCGATCACCTCGATCATGCGCGCGCACCAGATCCTGCTCGCGGAGGTGGACGCGGTGGTGAAGCCGTACGGGCTGACGTTCGCGCGGTACGAGGCGCTGGTGCTGCTCACGTTCTCCAAGGCGGGCGAGCTGCCGATGTCCAAGATCGGTGAGCGGCTCATGGTGCATCCGACGTCCGTGACGAACACCGTGGACCGGCTGGTGAGGTCCGGGCTCGTCGACAAGCGCCCCAATCCCAACGACGGGCGCGGCACGCTCGCCTCCATCACCGAGAAGGGCCGCGAGGTCTGCGACGCGGCCACCCAGGACCTGATGTCGATGGACTTCGGGCTCGGTGCGTACGACGCCGAGGAGTGCGGGGAGATCTTCGCGATGCTGCGGCCGCTGCGGGTCGCCGCGCGGGACTTCGACGAGGAATAG
- a CDS encoding DUF3817 domain-containing protein, with translation MKKSVLTRYRVMAYVTAVMLLVLCTCMIFKYGFDKGEDLTLVVSQIHGVLYIVYLVFAFDLGSKAKWSFGKLAWVLISGTIPTAAFFVERKITRELEGSLVDGAPAVAKA, from the coding sequence ATGAAGAAGAGCGTGCTGACCCGCTACCGGGTGATGGCCTACGTCACCGCCGTGATGCTGCTGGTGCTGTGCACCTGCATGATCTTCAAGTACGGCTTCGACAAGGGAGAGGACCTCACGCTCGTGGTCTCGCAGATCCACGGCGTGCTCTACATCGTCTACCTCGTCTTCGCCTTCGACCTGGGCTCCAAGGCGAAGTGGTCGTTCGGCAAGCTGGCGTGGGTGCTGATCTCGGGCACCATCCCGACCGCGGCCTTCTTCGTCGAGCGCAAGATCACCCGTGAGCTCGAGGGCAGCCTTGTGGACGGCGCTCCCGCGGTCGCCAAGGCGTAA
- a CDS encoding polymorphic toxin-type HINT domain-containing protein — translation MPSFRDVGRRRRRLRHAVTRGVSGTAFLTAAAVLMGLVQAAPATADVTPEEDLGFYRNSVGEDQRLDRCLVGVALHYGGANMKAKAIEGLKGSSEELYAVIGDRGWIGLGPLGQASDADKEAGLDYRDASNARTEALDAANTPYVQSAYASDDMMWDPPAFDADVRQFTLFTQEELAGRLGWEGHSNASAEAIARAKEITEANQDQNEWAENLAADDLLRDSAVNQKQYSGGTTASDIALYLKYGGFPKEAPAEGSAQYRILVEDLKQAWAGCDYQNPVDVRRVLNGPLMAAMTEWELEYASQAAPRATIIQAEADAAIATREATDDMIEAIGQAWLAEQILTWRKYWQDRLASDPDALSQPDQALYDQADTDLAAARDKAAVLVASAEQQAAAAATAAQKASTAQQEAWGIADADNVPRGRGLMYAQQSVQVARASSAAAEAAAKATRTALEAAKATVADSETLLAKAQTQSHAVNTEFRRIAAEEAAAQAKAAADTADAEAKAAADSADTAKAAQATAEQAGEEAHDAAATAQTQRATAELEKATAVASRVSAAAERAKAQEAEVQAATQQTAAEEAKSAATTAAGTAKDKRTAADVKAKDAATARTAATVALQKKQATAARAAALQAAATAAEGTEAAAETRAAADKARTAATDAATAATAAQTAADEAKAAAVSARSAATKAEAAAERAQASADEAWSSYLKATGAAADAHAAAATALDAAQDAALRADNAATASENATELAKKAAEESSAAGIEAASAVTTAATATGRAYAAGQAALAARDSAGQAIAAANDAVAIGTPYQEKDASAAFAVLVGQTSKTLAEQQAAAAEAKAAEAAEAAEAAQLAADQALGDAKLAAEAAAQAATDSVRATQAVARAQASAAEAQDAQQAAKKASESASGYAQQAGSDALSARNTAGEAGSESTQADREATEAERSAAQAEELASRAAGAASDAVNEATKAEQDAKDAEAKAAYADADSNAAEDAAAQAEQEQREQNEAEREDALQDGNTPIEGGSANWAVLGEQEKQILLDACGQTCVDAYEDALTAVSVDVVDWTAANGGQILLDEFGTAKVKQCLALDGTEDCLWSLVDIPSSAVIVGRIPALAEAIEKVSTGIRQIFLDAYGGRAKLVELTQLISETRSTPRRDQCIAGVALHVGGASMKAKAIEGLTGTAAELHAIVGDSGLIGLEPLGQASSEDRTAAFVYRDASAARTSGLEDANRPYARSSFSDEISLHAPEFDAAVLQFTLFTQEELAGRLGWDGHSNAGAEAVAQAKKITEENRGKDIWNDWAADEMLRDTAVNQTRFAGGTTASDIASYLSHGGFLSEAPAADSAEFRYEVENLKQAWSSCDHQDPVDPNNALGLVVSTATAEWNAEYASQAAPRAAILQAEADAAAATREATDDMVEAIGQAWLAEQILLWQKYWHDELKTNPDSLFKPKQALFDQANADLARARGKVQALATSAKQQATAASAAATRVVTAQQQAYDIADASDVPRGRGLSYAQQSVQVARASGAAATAAAKATETALNAANATVSTSQALLALAQTEAHAVNTEFRRIAAQEAAAQAKAAADSAEAYATSAANNAAIAKKAKEDAAREEEEARQAAADAQRTRAVAELERANAAAYRATAEHERDIAAGHEADAVAQGRIASDARASAEASGTVASDKRAVAEQAERGAVAARDDALEAEQRRDSLLAKAAALEAKADADEGTDAAEASRAAATGARSAADTATTAATNARASANAATAAAVNAREAATQAQGAASRARAAADATWASYLVAAGSAANAHVKAAEAIDASEAAAADAKGAKEESDKANTAAKTAKTEAAGARSEAQQTANWAAVTAGKAQAAVASALAARDSAAAVTRPAQEAIALGTPYQQEDSSAAFAVLTGQSSLTVAQQQVAAATATAGLAEEFSAEAKALAAQAAADMKLALEASAAAAADALRAAKAYQRAQASANQAAADAKAAQGSAERADGYAMSAGEDALAANWAANEAEQDAAAADNAATEAEHDAAHAREVATQAEADAAAARTTADEAEIDATAAEKAAEGARDAAQEAQDAADRTEKAENAQQISDGTVPDGADGSIGGVFYIVDHIEKVGDPQVVSKTDGCDGWIDNLFYNGDCTITSKIRYVAVLDLYLCTAQDLDPQKYTCPSAETTYIGQIRTDELSQTVTHTITIAEYQEGVDPIDILFGSWIKCAQKLTPGGQNGSVGGCAWAAVDVVSLFAGKIIRPIADALRAVDAAFITGVGVREAFAALKALDGVDTAAVAAIEREVAIYEDLKTGCLTNSFPATTEVVLADGRRKAIGDVRTGDLLLASDPATGATRGEAVTRTFQHGAAELVDVTLAEGGRLTSTPGHKVFVSGQGWILASDLRPGDTLSTPDGTRTVLTVKDRHEAAPRTVYDVTVSGLHTFYAVAGDSPVLVHNCNDLVFDGQKFPGLAHTLDEHTAGAAADGLVDAAEAARLANAKGVNSVFVDQETAQAVVDYALAKNATRIKNWLSKTRDPWLEFEGTFSGKTSLGTEYRAGGATAATGNRFYIKLVRVDKNVSGKHPMGFYVMTCYPK, via the coding sequence ATGCCATCGTTCAGAGACGTCGGCAGACGCCGACGACGCTTGCGCCATGCGGTGACGAGAGGCGTCAGCGGGACGGCTTTCCTCACCGCGGCAGCCGTGTTGATGGGCCTGGTGCAGGCCGCACCGGCGACGGCTGACGTCACACCCGAGGAAGACCTCGGCTTCTACCGCAACAGTGTTGGCGAGGACCAGCGGCTCGACCGTTGCCTCGTCGGTGTGGCGCTGCACTACGGCGGCGCGAACATGAAGGCCAAGGCCATCGAGGGCCTGAAGGGCAGCAGCGAGGAGCTGTACGCGGTCATCGGGGACCGTGGCTGGATCGGGCTCGGGCCGTTGGGCCAGGCGTCGGACGCGGACAAGGAGGCCGGGCTCGACTACCGGGACGCCTCCAACGCTCGCACCGAAGCTCTCGACGCCGCCAACACGCCGTACGTCCAATCCGCGTACGCCAGCGACGACATGATGTGGGACCCGCCCGCGTTCGACGCGGACGTACGGCAGTTCACTCTGTTCACGCAGGAGGAGCTGGCCGGTCGGCTCGGCTGGGAGGGGCACAGCAACGCCAGTGCCGAGGCGATCGCCCGGGCCAAGGAGATCACCGAGGCGAACCAGGACCAGAACGAGTGGGCGGAGAACCTGGCCGCCGATGACCTGCTCCGGGATTCCGCTGTCAATCAGAAGCAGTACTCCGGCGGTACCACAGCCAGCGATATCGCCCTCTATCTCAAGTACGGCGGCTTCCCGAAGGAGGCGCCTGCCGAGGGCTCCGCCCAGTATCGGATCCTCGTCGAGGACCTCAAGCAGGCCTGGGCCGGCTGCGACTACCAGAACCCGGTCGACGTCCGGCGTGTGCTCAACGGTCCCCTGATGGCCGCGATGACGGAGTGGGAACTGGAGTACGCCTCTCAGGCGGCCCCGCGCGCCACGATCATCCAGGCCGAGGCGGACGCCGCCATCGCCACCCGTGAAGCCACGGACGACATGATCGAGGCCATCGGACAGGCCTGGCTGGCCGAACAGATCCTGACCTGGCGCAAGTACTGGCAAGACAGACTCGCCAGCGACCCCGACGCGCTCAGCCAGCCCGACCAGGCGCTCTACGACCAGGCCGACACCGACCTCGCCGCCGCCCGGGACAAGGCAGCCGTGCTGGTCGCCTCGGCCGAGCAGCAGGCCGCCGCTGCCGCCACCGCGGCCCAGAAGGCGTCCACCGCGCAGCAGGAGGCGTGGGGCATCGCCGATGCCGACAACGTGCCGCGCGGCCGGGGCCTGATGTACGCCCAGCAGTCGGTCCAGGTTGCCCGAGCCTCCAGCGCGGCCGCCGAAGCCGCTGCCAAGGCGACGCGCACCGCCCTGGAAGCCGCCAAGGCGACCGTCGCCGACAGCGAGACCCTGCTGGCCAAGGCGCAGACCCAGTCGCACGCGGTGAACACCGAGTTCCGCCGCATCGCCGCCGAGGAGGCGGCCGCGCAAGCCAAGGCCGCCGCCGACACCGCCGACGCCGAGGCGAAGGCCGCCGCGGACAGCGCCGACACAGCAAAGGCCGCGCAGGCCACCGCCGAGCAGGCGGGCGAGGAGGCCCACGACGCCGCGGCGACCGCGCAGACCCAGCGTGCCACCGCCGAGCTGGAGAAGGCCACCGCCGTCGCCTCCCGCGTCAGCGCCGCCGCAGAGCGTGCCAAGGCGCAGGAGGCCGAGGTACAGGCGGCGACCCAGCAGACCGCCGCCGAGGAGGCCAAGTCGGCCGCCACGACGGCCGCCGGGACCGCCAAGGACAAGCGGACTGCGGCCGACGTCAAGGCCAAGGACGCGGCCACCGCGCGTACGGCCGCCACGGTTGCGCTGCAGAAGAAGCAGGCCACGGCCGCGCGCGCCGCCGCGCTCCAGGCAGCCGCAACGGCCGCCGAGGGCACGGAGGCCGCCGCCGAGACCCGCGCGGCCGCCGACAAGGCCCGTACGGCTGCGACGGATGCCGCGACCGCCGCCACTGCCGCGCAGACCGCCGCCGATGAGGCCAAGGCGGCCGCGGTCAGCGCCCGTTCCGCCGCCACCAAGGCGGAAGCGGCTGCCGAACGCGCCCAGGCGAGCGCCGACGAGGCATGGTCGTCCTACCTGAAGGCGACCGGTGCTGCCGCCGACGCGCACGCCGCGGCCGCCACCGCGCTGGACGCCGCCCAGGACGCAGCCCTGCGCGCCGACAACGCTGCCACCGCTTCGGAGAACGCCACCGAGCTGGCGAAGAAGGCGGCCGAGGAGTCCTCCGCCGCGGGCATCGAGGCCGCGTCCGCGGTCACCACGGCCGCCACCGCGACCGGTCGCGCCTACGCAGCCGGACAGGCCGCGCTGGCCGCCCGCGACAGCGCGGGCCAGGCCATCGCCGCCGCCAACGACGCCGTGGCCATCGGCACTCCGTACCAGGAGAAGGACGCCTCGGCCGCGTTCGCCGTACTCGTCGGGCAAACGTCCAAGACCCTGGCGGAGCAGCAGGCCGCAGCCGCGGAGGCTAAGGCGGCAGAGGCCGCGGAAGCCGCCGAGGCTGCTCAGCTGGCGGCCGATCAGGCACTCGGGGACGCCAAGCTCGCCGCCGAGGCCGCCGCGCAGGCGGCGACCGACTCGGTGCGAGCGACCCAGGCCGTCGCCCGAGCCCAGGCGTCCGCGGCCGAGGCCCAGGACGCACAGCAGGCCGCGAAGAAGGCGTCCGAGTCCGCCTCTGGCTACGCCCAGCAGGCCGGTTCGGACGCCCTCAGCGCCCGTAACACCGCTGGTGAGGCGGGGAGCGAGTCCACCCAGGCCGACAGGGAGGCCACCGAGGCCGAGCGCAGCGCCGCCCAGGCTGAGGAACTCGCCTCGCGGGCAGCCGGTGCCGCGAGCGACGCCGTGAACGAGGCGACCAAGGCCGAGCAGGACGCCAAGGACGCCGAGGCGAAGGCGGCCTACGCCGACGCCGACAGCAACGCGGCCGAGGACGCCGCAGCCCAGGCTGAACAGGAACAGCGCGAGCAGAACGAGGCCGAGCGGGAGGACGCCCTCCAGGACGGCAACACGCCGATCGAGGGGGGTTCCGCCAACTGGGCCGTCCTCGGCGAGCAGGAGAAGCAGATCCTCCTCGACGCGTGCGGCCAGACCTGTGTTGACGCGTACGAGGACGCGCTGACCGCCGTATCGGTCGATGTGGTGGACTGGACCGCCGCCAACGGCGGGCAGATCCTCCTCGACGAGTTCGGCACCGCCAAGGTCAAGCAGTGCCTGGCCCTGGACGGCACCGAGGACTGCCTGTGGTCCCTCGTCGACATCCCGTCCTCCGCGGTCATCGTCGGCCGGATCCCCGCCCTCGCCGAGGCCATCGAGAAGGTCAGCACCGGTATCCGGCAGATCTTCCTGGACGCCTACGGCGGACGGGCCAAGCTGGTCGAGCTGACCCAGCTCATCAGTGAGACCCGCAGCACGCCCCGCCGGGACCAGTGCATCGCCGGGGTCGCCCTGCACGTGGGTGGCGCCAGCATGAAGGCCAAGGCCATCGAGGGCCTGACCGGTACCGCCGCCGAACTGCACGCCATCGTCGGCGACAGTGGCCTGATCGGGCTCGAACCGCTCGGCCAGGCCAGCAGCGAGGACCGTACCGCGGCCTTCGTCTACCGGGACGCCTCGGCAGCTCGAACGTCCGGCCTCGAGGACGCCAACCGTCCGTATGCGCGCAGCTCGTTCAGTGACGAGATCTCGCTGCACGCACCCGAGTTCGACGCGGCCGTCCTGCAGTTCACCCTGTTCACACAGGAGGAGCTGGCCGGCCGCCTCGGTTGGGACGGGCACAGCAACGCCGGTGCCGAGGCCGTCGCGCAGGCCAAGAAGATCACCGAGGAGAACCGCGGCAAGGACATCTGGAACGACTGGGCCGCGGACGAGATGCTCCGCGACACGGCCGTCAACCAGACGAGATTCGCCGGCGGTACGACCGCCTCGGACATCGCTTCGTATTTGAGCCACGGCGGCTTCCTGAGCGAGGCCCCCGCCGCGGACTCGGCCGAGTTCCGCTACGAGGTGGAGAACCTCAAGCAGGCCTGGTCGTCCTGCGACCACCAGGACCCGGTCGACCCGAACAACGCCCTCGGCCTGGTCGTCTCCACGGCGACTGCCGAGTGGAACGCGGAGTACGCCTCCCAGGCAGCCCCGCGCGCCGCGATCCTGCAGGCGGAGGCGGACGCCGCGGCGGCCACCCGCGAGGCCACGGACGACATGGTCGAGGCCATCGGCCAGGCCTGGCTCGCCGAGCAGATCCTGCTCTGGCAGAAGTACTGGCACGACGAGCTGAAGACCAACCCGGACAGCCTCTTCAAGCCCAAGCAGGCGCTGTTCGACCAGGCCAACGCCGACCTCGCTCGCGCCCGCGGCAAGGTGCAGGCGCTGGCCACCTCGGCGAAGCAGCAGGCTACGGCCGCTTCGGCCGCCGCCACCCGCGTGGTGACCGCGCAGCAGCAGGCGTACGACATCGCGGACGCGAGCGACGTGCCGCGTGGCCGGGGCCTGAGCTACGCCCAGCAGTCGGTCCAGGTCGCCCGAGCCTCCGGGGCCGCCGCGACCGCCGCCGCCAAGGCGACCGAGACGGCCCTGAACGCGGCCAACGCCACGGTCTCCACCTCGCAGGCGCTGCTGGCGCTGGCGCAGACCGAGGCGCACGCGGTCAACACCGAGTTCCGCCGTATCGCCGCCCAGGAGGCCGCCGCCCAGGCGAAGGCCGCCGCGGACAGCGCCGAGGCGTACGCCACCTCCGCCGCCAACAACGCGGCCATCGCGAAGAAGGCCAAGGAGGACGCGGCCCGCGAGGAGGAGGAGGCCCGCCAGGCCGCCGCCGACGCGCAGCGGACCCGTGCCGTCGCCGAGCTGGAGCGCGCCAACGCGGCGGCCTACCGGGCCACCGCCGAGCACGAGCGGGACATCGCCGCCGGCCACGAGGCCGACGCCGTCGCCCAAGGCCGGATCGCGAGCGATGCCCGCGCCTCGGCCGAGGCGTCCGGCACGGTCGCCTCCGACAAGCGGGCGGTGGCCGAACAGGCCGAGAGGGGCGCCGTCGCCGCCCGCGACGACGCCCTGGAGGCGGAGCAGCGGCGCGACTCGCTGCTCGCGAAGGCCGCAGCCCTGGAGGCGAAGGCCGACGCCGACGAGGGGACGGACGCGGCCGAGGCGTCCCGTGCCGCCGCCACCGGCGCCCGCTCGGCCGCGGACACCGCCACCACGGCGGCCACCAACGCCCGCGCGTCGGCGAACGCGGCCACGGCCGCCGCCGTCAACGCGCGTGAGGCAGCGACCCAGGCACAGGGCGCCGCGTCCCGGGCCCGGGCAGCGGCCGACGCCACCTGGGCGTCGTACCTGGTCGCCGCCGGTTCTGCCGCCAACGCGCACGTGAAGGCGGCCGAAGCCATCGACGCCTCGGAGGCGGCCGCGGCCGACGCGAAGGGAGCCAAGGAGGAGTCCGACAAGGCGAACACGGCGGCCAAGACCGCCAAGACCGAGGCCGCGGGCGCCCGTTCCGAGGCGCAGCAGACCGCGAACTGGGCGGCGGTGACCGCCGGCAAGGCCCAGGCGGCCGTGGCGTCCGCGCTCGCGGCCCGCGACTCCGCCGCCGCCGTGACCCGGCCGGCGCAGGAGGCGATCGCCCTCGGCACGCCTTACCAGCAGGAGGACAGCTCCGCCGCGTTCGCGGTCCTGACGGGGCAGTCGTCTCTGACGGTGGCCCAGCAGCAGGTGGCCGCCGCAACTGCCACGGCCGGTCTCGCCGAGGAGTTCTCGGCCGAGGCGAAGGCCCTGGCGGCACAGGCCGCGGCCGACATGAAGCTGGCCCTGGAGGCGTCGGCCGCCGCCGCCGCCGACGCGCTGCGCGCCGCCAAGGCGTACCAGCGGGCGCAGGCCTCGGCCAACCAGGCCGCGGCCGACGCCAAGGCCGCGCAGGGCTCGGCCGAACGCGCCGACGGCTACGCGATGTCGGCCGGTGAGGACGCGCTGGCGGCGAACTGGGCGGCGAACGAAGCCGAGCAGGACGCCGCCGCCGCCGACAACGCGGCGACGGAGGCGGAGCACGACGCCGCCCACGCCCGCGAGGTCGCCACCCAGGCGGAGGCCGACGCTGCCGCCGCCCGTACCACCGCCGACGAGGCGGAGATCGACGCGACCGCCGCCGAGAAGGCCGCCGAGGGGGCGCGCGACGCCGCCCAGGAGGCCCAGGACGCGGCGGACCGCACCGAGAAGGCGGAGAACGCCCAGCAGATCAGCGATGGCACCGTCCCCGACGGCGCCGACGGTTCGATCGGCGGCGTGTTCTACATCGTCGACCACATCGAAAAGGTCGGCGACCCGCAGGTCGTCAGCAAGACGGACGGATGCGACGGCTGGATCGACAATCTCTTCTACAACGGCGACTGCACCATCACCTCCAAGATCCGGTACGTGGCGGTCCTCGATCTGTACCTGTGCACCGCGCAGGACCTGGACCCGCAGAAGTACACCTGCCCGTCAGCGGAAACCACCTACATCGGCCAGATACGGACCGACGAACTGTCCCAGACGGTCACGCACACCATCACGATCGCGGAGTACCAGGAGGGCGTCGACCCGATCGACATCCTCTTCGGCAGCTGGATCAAGTGCGCCCAGAAGCTCACCCCGGGTGGGCAGAACGGAAGCGTGGGCGGTTGCGCCTGGGCTGCGGTGGATGTGGTGTCACTCTTCGCCGGCAAGATCATCCGTCCCATCGCGGATGCGCTGCGCGCCGTGGACGCCGCCTTCATCACCGGAGTCGGAGTCCGGGAGGCCTTCGCGGCGCTCAAGGCGCTCGACGGCGTCGACACGGCGGCCGTGGCGGCGATCGAGCGGGAGGTGGCCATCTACGAGGATCTGAAGACCGGCTGCCTGACCAACAGTTTCCCCGCCACCACTGAGGTGGTCCTGGCCGACGGCCGCCGCAAGGCGATCGGCGACGTACGGACCGGTGATCTGCTGCTGGCCTCCGACCCCGCGACCGGGGCGACCCGGGGCGAGGCCGTCACCCGTACCTTCCAGCACGGCGCCGCCGAGCTGGTCGACGTGACACTGGCCGAGGGCGGCCGTCTCACCAGCACCCCCGGGCACAAGGTCTTCGTATCCGGTCAGGGTTGGATCCTGGCCTCCGACCTGCGCCCCGGGGACACCCTGTCCACCCCGGACGGCACGCGCACCGTGCTGACCGTGAAGGACCGGCACGAGGCGGCTCCCCGGACCGTGTACGACGTGACCGTGTCCGGTCTGCACACCTTCTACGCGGTGGCAGGGGACAGCCCGGTCCTGGTCCACAACTGCAACGACCTCGTGTTCGACGGGCAGAAGTTCCCCGGTCTGGCCCACACTCTTGACGAGCACACGGCCGGGGCAGCCGCGGACGGGCTGGTCGATGCCGCCGAGGCCGCGCGGTTGGCCAACGCGAAGGGAGTGAACAGCGTGTTCGTCGACCAGGAGACCGCTCAGGCGGTCGTCGACTACGCGCTGGCCAAGAACGCCACCCGGATCAAGAACTGGCTCTCGAAGACCCGTGATCCGTGGTTGGAGTTCGAAGGCACCTTCAGCGGGAAGACCTCGCTCGGAACGGAGTACCGTGCCGGTGGAGCCACGGCGGCCACGGGCAACCGCTTCTACATCAAGCTCGTGCGCGTCGACAAGAACGTCAGTGGAAAGCACCCCATGGGTTTCTACGTCATGACGTGCTACCCGAAATGA